Proteins from a single region of Fundidesulfovibrio magnetotacticus:
- a CDS encoding efflux transporter outer membrane subunit — translation MPPRARILLLLLAPLVLGGCMKVGPDFRKPEASAPPAWMEAERKTATADLPVADDWWKLLSDPALDELTTMARARNIPLHIAGVRILQARAQLGVSVGRLFPQTQQAQGGYSFTEASQRAPTSPQPPNDSGVQLGFWQNNAGFSAAWELDFWGKYRRAVESAEATLAASVADYDNALASLTADVASTYVLLRVSEEQLRIARENVVLQTEALDIADVRFRLGATSERDVMQAKTLLESTLATIPVLEKNIQKGRHALSALLGMPPSDLAAVLNKTSSIPRAPDQVGVGIPAELLRRRPDIRAAEFRAAAQCASIGVAKADLFPSFSLTGNVGWLSSNMGVFSLAELLAPQSFTAGFGPSFTWNLFNYGRIVNNVRLQDAKFQEALLLYSNAVITALKEAEDGLSEFQQSRVKAGRLALAAEAAKRGAELAFLQYREGKTDFTTVIVAQQDQLTQQNAWAQARGEIVLGLTGLYRALGGGWQERPEPAVPKDIQDEMKRRTWWGSLLGESPAKQDDPAKAGPGRYVPDF, via the coding sequence ATGCCCCCACGCGCGCGCATTCTTCTCCTGCTCCTGGCCCCGCTGGTCCTCGGCGGCTGCATGAAGGTCGGCCCGGACTTCCGCAAGCCCGAAGCGTCCGCGCCCCCGGCATGGATGGAAGCCGAACGCAAGACCGCCACCGCCGACCTTCCCGTGGCCGACGACTGGTGGAAGCTCCTCTCCGACCCGGCCCTGGACGAGCTCACGACCATGGCCCGCGCCCGGAACATCCCCCTGCACATCGCCGGAGTGCGCATCCTCCAGGCCAGGGCCCAGTTGGGCGTCTCCGTGGGACGCCTCTTCCCCCAGACCCAGCAGGCCCAGGGCGGCTATTCCTTCACCGAGGCCAGCCAGCGCGCCCCCACCTCGCCCCAGCCTCCCAACGACTCGGGCGTCCAGCTGGGCTTCTGGCAGAACAACGCCGGGTTCTCAGCCGCCTGGGAGCTGGACTTCTGGGGCAAGTACCGCCGCGCCGTGGAGTCCGCCGAGGCGACCCTGGCCGCCAGCGTGGCCGACTACGACAACGCCCTGGCGAGCCTCACCGCCGACGTGGCCAGCACCTACGTCCTGCTGCGCGTCAGCGAGGAGCAGCTGCGCATCGCCCGCGAGAACGTGGTTCTGCAGACCGAGGCCCTGGACATCGCCGACGTGCGCTTCCGCCTGGGGGCCACCAGCGAACGCGACGTGATGCAGGCCAAGACCCTGCTCGAATCCACCCTGGCCACCATCCCCGTGCTGGAGAAAAACATCCAGAAGGGACGCCACGCCCTCTCGGCGCTCCTGGGCATGCCCCCCTCGGACCTGGCCGCCGTCCTGAACAAGACCTCCTCCATCCCCCGCGCCCCGGACCAGGTGGGCGTGGGCATCCCGGCCGAACTCTTGCGGCGTCGCCCGGACATCCGCGCCGCCGAGTTCCGCGCGGCGGCCCAGTGCGCCTCCATCGGCGTGGCCAAGGCCGATCTCTTCCCGTCGTTCAGCCTCACCGGCAACGTGGGCTGGCTCTCCTCCAACATGGGCGTGTTCTCCCTGGCGGAGCTGCTCGCGCCCCAGAGCTTCACCGCCGGGTTCGGCCCCAGCTTCACCTGGAACCTCTTCAACTACGGGCGCATCGTGAACAACGTGCGCCTCCAGGACGCCAAGTTCCAGGAGGCCCTGCTTCTTTACTCCAACGCCGTGATCACCGCCCTCAAGGAGGCCGAGGACGGCCTCTCGGAGTTCCAGCAGTCCCGGGTCAAGGCCGGGCGCCTGGCCCTGGCCGCCGAGGCCGCCAAGCGCGGCGCGGAGCTGGCCTTCCTGCAGTACCGCGAAGGCAAGACCGACTTCACCACCGTCATCGTGGCCCAGCAGGACCAGCTGACCCAGCAGAACGCCTGGGCCCAGGCCCGGGGAGAGATCGTGCTGGGCCTCACGGGCCTCTACCGCGCCCTGGGCGGCGGCTGGCAGGAGCGCCCCGAACCCGCCGTGCCCAAGGACATCCAGGACGAGATGAAACGGCGCACATGGTGGGGCTCCCTGCTGGGCGAAAGCCCCGCGAAGCAGGATGACCCGGCCAAGGCCGGACCCGGACGCTACGTCCCAGATTTCTGA
- a CDS encoding LytR/AlgR family response regulator transcription factor, which produces MNVQVLIVDDEAPARDELAYLLEAHPDLRVSQAATAQAALEHLRQRGADLVFQDIQMPGQDGFHVLAEAQALPHPPLFVFVTAFDQHAIRAFEENAADYLLKPVSPRRLEKSLERVRRLLEEPCRNPWQDTLERLLASRGRASLPRLAVEQGGRVAMIPLARVVLVEAEEKKVFALTDQGRFVCHCLNTLGRAAERLEGLPFFQANRAQLVNVERIAEFSPWFGGKYLVVMNDQARTEVTVSRNRAREFKQRVGI; this is translated from the coding sequence ATGAACGTTCAAGTCCTCATCGTCGATGACGAGGCCCCGGCCCGCGACGAGCTGGCCTACCTCCTCGAAGCCCACCCGGACCTGCGCGTGAGCCAGGCCGCCACGGCCCAGGCCGCCCTGGAACACCTGCGCCAGCGCGGCGCGGACCTCGTGTTCCAGGACATCCAGATGCCCGGCCAGGACGGCTTCCACGTGCTCGCCGAAGCCCAGGCGCTGCCCCATCCGCCGCTCTTCGTCTTCGTGACGGCCTTCGACCAGCACGCCATCCGCGCCTTCGAGGAGAACGCGGCGGACTATCTGCTCAAGCCCGTGTCGCCCAGGCGGCTGGAGAAGAGCCTGGAACGCGTGCGCAGGCTCCTGGAGGAGCCCTGCCGCAACCCCTGGCAGGACACGTTGGAACGCCTGCTGGCCTCCCGGGGGCGCGCGTCCCTTCCCCGGCTGGCCGTTGAGCAGGGCGGGCGCGTGGCCATGATCCCGCTGGCGCGGGTGGTTCTCGTGGAGGCCGAGGAGAAGAAGGTGTTCGCGCTCACGGACCAGGGCCGCTTCGTCTGCCACTGCCTGAACACCCTGGGCCGCGCGGCCGAGCGCCTGGAGGGGCTGCCCTTCTTCCAGGCCAACAGGGCGCAGCTCGTCAACGTGGAGCGCATCGCGGAGTTCTCGCCCTGGTTCGGGGGCAAGTACCTGGTGGTAATGAACGACCAGGCGCGCACCGAGGTGACCGTGAGCCGCAACCGCGCCCGCGAATTCAAGCAGAGGGTGGGCATTTGA
- a CDS encoding efflux RND transporter periplasmic adaptor subunit yields the protein MRQIATPLAALLAALTLAALAACDGRNAYVPPPPPEVTVAKPVRQRVVDYLEFTGNTQAVQTVNLTARVEGFLQQIKFADGQDVKKGQLLFVIEPAPYQAKVERAQADVDSAKARLTQAVTELARAKKLFAERAGPDTEVVKWQREHDSAKADLESAKASLDIARINLGYTQVTAPFDGRVSRRMVDAGNLVGSGGQATVLATVIKEDPIYAYFSMSERDLLRIQKYHTPKDVPDERVTIEMGLSDQTGYPIRGHLDYYDLGVDPQTGTLLLRAIYPNPERKLFAGLFVRLRAPLESRDALTVPEGAVGVDQVGHYVLVVGEKNVVRQQPVTVGQAVNGLRVIDKGLEGGESVIVTGLQMARPGAPVNPSEAKK from the coding sequence ATGCGCCAGATCGCCACGCCCCTCGCGGCCCTCTTAGCCGCCCTGACCCTGGCCGCCCTCGCGGCCTGCGACGGCCGAAACGCCTACGTCCCGCCGCCGCCGCCGGAGGTGACCGTGGCCAAGCCCGTGCGCCAGCGCGTGGTGGACTACCTGGAATTCACCGGCAACACCCAGGCCGTGCAGACCGTGAACCTCACCGCCCGCGTGGAGGGATTCCTCCAGCAGATCAAGTTCGCCGACGGCCAGGACGTGAAGAAGGGCCAGCTGCTCTTCGTCATCGAACCAGCGCCCTACCAGGCCAAGGTGGAACGCGCTCAGGCCGACGTGGACTCCGCCAAGGCCCGGCTCACCCAGGCCGTCACCGAATTGGCCCGCGCCAAGAAGCTCTTCGCCGAACGCGCCGGACCCGACACCGAAGTGGTGAAGTGGCAGCGCGAGCACGACTCCGCCAAGGCGGACCTGGAATCGGCCAAGGCCAGCCTGGACATCGCGCGCATCAACCTGGGCTACACCCAGGTGACCGCCCCCTTCGACGGCCGCGTCAGCCGCCGCATGGTGGACGCGGGCAACCTGGTGGGCTCCGGCGGGCAGGCCACCGTGCTGGCCACCGTCATCAAGGAAGACCCCATCTACGCCTACTTCTCCATGTCCGAGCGCGACCTCCTGCGCATCCAGAAATACCACACCCCCAAGGACGTGCCCGACGAGCGCGTGACCATCGAAATGGGCCTCTCCGACCAGACCGGCTACCCCATCCGCGGCCACCTGGACTACTACGACCTGGGCGTGGACCCCCAGACCGGAACCCTGCTCCTGCGCGCCATCTACCCCAACCCGGAGCGCAAGCTCTTCGCCGGCCTCTTCGTGCGCCTGCGCGCGCCCCTGGAGAGCCGCGACGCCCTCACCGTGCCCGAGGGCGCGGTGGGCGTGGACCAGGTGGGCCACTACGTGCTGGTGGTGGGCGAAAAGAACGTGGTACGCCAGCAGCCGGTCACCGTGGGCCAGGCCGTCAACGGCCT